The stretch of DNA TGCTTCATGGCTTCCAACTACATCATTCCACACTAAAAAGAAATACAAAGGAAAGCTTATTAAAGCTCCCGAAAGAATTAAATATATATTTCGTCCTTTTGGAGTTAGCATTAATTAAGTCTTTACTTTAAAATAATATATTAGAATGAAAGCTATAGCCATTACAACACGTATAACTCCTTTTGTACGTGTTTGCTTTGGATTTCCTTTGACTGAAAAAAATGGTAAATCAGGTTTCACTATATTAATGATTCCCATAACCAAAAAAGCAAGTCCAAAACCAATTATAAAATTAGGGTTTATATTAAAATCAAACATAAAGTAGCGTAAATATATTATTTATTAAAATTTCTCAATTTAATTCGTGTTAATACTTTTTTTGTATATAGTGGAAAATCAGCATTTTGTATCCAACTGTAATAACCTTGATCTTTTTGTAGTACTTCTTCCACTTTTTGTCCTTTGTACTTTCCAAAAGTAAAAACTTCATCATCTCCATTGAATACTATAAATCCAGCCAAATCAGCTGTTTTTCTATGACTGGAAAAATTACTTAGAAATTTTATATCATTTTTAACTTCATCGTATTTTTCAACTTGTGCTTTTAATATTTCATAAGTTGCATTTGTATCAGCAGCAGCACTGTGAGCGTCAACTAAATCTTTATTACAATAAAATTTATAAGCTGCGGAAAGGTTTCGAGGTTCTAATTTATGAAAAATTACTTGTGCGTCTACTAACTTATGCTTTGCCAAATCAAAATCTACTTCTGCTCGAAGTAATTCTTCGGCTAATAGAGGAACATCAAAACGGTTGGAATTAAATCCAGCTAAATCGGAATCTTTAATGATTTCGTATACTTTTGGAGCTAATTCTTTAAATGTTGGTTCATTTTCTACATCTTTATCATAAATACCATGAATAGCAGAAGTCGCTGGAGGAATTGGAATAGTTGGATTCACTTTCCAAGTATTACTTTCTTTATTTCCATTTGGGAATACTTTTAAAATGGAAATTTCTACAATTCGATCTTTAGCAACATTAATTCCAGTAGTTTCTAGGTCAAAGAAACAAAGTGGTTTTGAAAGATTTAGACTCATGTTATATGTGGTTTATGTAAATTTCTTTTTAAATATAATGGATAATAGTATATACAATACAATGATTAAAGGTAAGGCTACTAGTTGAAAAATAACAAGTAAAATGATTGAAATTATCAACAACAAATAACGATGAATATTCTCAGAAAAATTAAAATTCTTCATTTTAAAAGAGAACATAGGAATGTTACTCACTAAAAGATAGCAAGATAGTAACGTTATAATCATTAAAAAACCTATATGATTGATTAAAGGAGTTAAAAAACTTTCGGGGACAAATATTTTTACCAAAGCTAATGATAAAATAAAAAGTGTATTCGCTGGAACGGCTAAGCCTTTGAAATTTTCTGTTTGTGTTTCGTCTATATTAAATTTTGCTAAACGTAATGCAGAAAATAATGTAATCAATAAACCTAATAAAATAAAATAATTAAAATCTCCTTTAGAATTTAATTCAATGGGAATCAAAAATATCATCAAAAAGCCTGGAAATACGCCAAAGGTTACCATATCTGCTAAGGAATCTAATTGGGCTCCTAATTCAGATTTTACATTTAATAATCTTGCAACCAATCCATCTGCAAAATCAAATAATAAACTTGAAAAAATCAATAGTGTAATGATTTCAAACAAAAATTTTAAATCAATATCATTATATTCACCTCCTAAAGAAAAAAAGTTCTCTACTTTGACAAGAATAGCATAACCCAAAACTAAAATGGCTAAACATCCACAAAAAAGATTAGCTAGTGTTATGATATTAGGTATATGTTTTCTCATTGAAAATACAAATTTAATCAAAGATAAGTTTAAAAAATTAGTCTCAATAATTATTTTTTAATGTTGTTATAATACAATAGATCTGACAGTAGTCCATTACCATCAGATCTATTGTATATTGAGCTACTAAAAGTAGTCTATTTTACATCCATTAATTCTACATCAAATATTAAAGTAGCATTTGGTGGAATTACACCTCCTGCACCACGAGATCCGTAAGCTAAATCAGAAGGAATAATAAAGGTTGCCTTTTCTCCTACTTTTAATAATTGAATTCCTTCATCCCAACCTGGAATCACATGTCCAACTCCTAAAGGAAAATCAATGGGTTGATTACGTTGAAGTGATGAATCAAATACTTGTCCATTGGTTAATTTACCTGTGTAATGTACAGAAACTGTTTTATTTTTTTCTGCTGGTACTCCATCATTTGTTTTTGTAATTCGGTAACGAAGTCCTGAAGCTGTTTGTTCAAAACCTTTTGAAATTTTGTCCAATTCTTCAGTAGCTTTTTTCTTAGCTTCTGCCTCTTTTTCTGCTTTAAGTTCATCAGCCTTAGCAAAAATGGATGCCGCATCAAAATTTTCAGCTTTTTCTCCAACACGAATAATTTCGACTGTATTCATTACGTCACCCGTTAGTGATTGATCGACTACATCTTGACCTTCCACTACCTTCCCAAAAACAGTATGCTTTCCATCTAACCAAGGTGTTTCGATATGTGTAATAAAAAACTGAGATCCGTTTGTACCAGGACCTGCATTAGCCATAGATAATACACCCGGTCCATCATGTTTCAAATCTGGATGAATTTCATCGTCAAAGTTATAACCTGGACCTCCTGAACCTGTACCAGTTGGATCACCTCCCTGAACCATAAAATCTTGATCATCACCATTGGCTACAGAAATGACTCTATGAAATGTTAACCCGTTATAATAAGGTTCTCCTTCTGATTTTGCTGTGTTTTTAATTTTACCTTCAGCTAATCCAACAAAATTGGCTACTGTTATCGGTGTTTTGTCGTATTCTAAATTAATTAAAATAGCTCCCTTATCAGTTGTTATTTTAGCGTAAATTCCGTCTTTCATTATCTTAATTGTGTTTTGAATGATGAAATTACAGTGCATTATTTGACTGTAAAATCATCATCTCTAGTTTCTTTTATTATTCTATAATTTCAATATCAAAATATAAAGTTGAATTAGGTTTCATAGGTCCCATTTGTCTGTTTCCATAGCCTAACGATGGAGGAACGATTAATTTTACTTTCGATCCTTTTTTGAATGTTGTTAAGGCTTCATCCCAACCTTTAATCACACGTCCTTCTCCAACAGGGAAAGAAATAGGTTGTCCTCTATCATAAGAAGAATCTACTTTTGTTCCATCTTCTAAAAATAAATTATAATGAACTCGTGCTACATCTCCTTTTTTATAAGGCTCTCCTGTTCCTTCTTTTTCAATTACATATTTTAAACCTGAAGGTGTTGATTGAGCATTTTTCAATAATGCATCCTTTCCAGCTAAAAATTCTTGCTTTTGCTTTTCTGCTTTAGCTTTCATCTCAGCCATCATTTTTTCACGCTCGTTCTGAATTTTTTCTTGTGTTTCTTTTTGGATTTCACCACCTACTAATTTTGCTTTTTCAACCATAGCAGCTGAATCTCTTGCTTCAAAAACCTTTTTTGCATCAAATGCTTTAGCATCTTTTCCTTTTCGGATGATTTCTATTTTTTCAATTACAACGGGTTCTTCTGGCATATCTCCCATTTTGGTTTTAACACCGTCAATTGAATCAATCGTTTCTAAACCTTTTACAACATGTCCAAATACAGAGTGGCGACCGTTTAAATGAAAAGTTGCAGTATCTGTAATGAAAAATTGTGATCCATTAGTATTTGGTCCACTATTTGCCATAGATAATGTTCCTTTTCTATCGTGTTTTAATGAAGAATCAAACTCATCTGGAAAAGAATATCCAGGTCCACCTTGGCCTGTTCCATCAGGATCTCCTCCTTGAATCATAAATTTATCAATCACACGGTGAAAGGTTAAACCATCATAAAATGGTGTTCCTTTAACTTTAGCTTTATTATCAATTGTTCCTTCGGCTAACCCTACAAAATTAGCAACCGTAACAGGTACTTTTTTTTCTTCTAATTTGATAACCATATCTCCCTTATTGGTCATCATATGAGCATACAATCCATCTTCTAAACTGTTGTATGTATCTTTATCTAATTCAACATTTGAACCACATGAAGCGATTAAAAGAACAGATAATAAACCGACAATTCTTTTCATTTTATAATTGTTTTAATTTTAGTATTTCTAATTTAATAATAATAGGTTGTGCAGGTCCAATTTTATTTCCATCACCTGTAAAACCGTAAGCTGAAAACGAAGGTACTAATAAAATTGCTTTTTCACCTTCTGTTAGCTCCTTAAAAACTTCTGTAAGTGCACGAATTTGTTTCGTTTTCCCAAATACAGCATATTGTACACCAATATCTTCTTTCGAATAAATTTCTTGATTTTTGAAATTGAAAACATCATAAGTATACGCTATTTGTACAGAAGCATCAATTGGTTTTGCATTTTCCTTCTTATTTA from Flavobacteriaceae bacterium UJ101 encodes:
- a CDS encoding DNA-directed DNA polymerase (KEGG: riv:Riv7116_3332 DNA polymerase III subunit epsilon), producing MSLNLSKPLCFFDLETTGINVAKDRIVEISILKVFPNGNKESNTWKVNPTIPIPPATSAIHGIYDKDVENEPTFKELAPKVYEIIKDSDLAGFNSNRFDVPLLAEELLRAEVDFDLAKHKLVDAQVIFHKLEPRNLSAAYKFYCNKDLVDAHSAAADTNATYEILKAQVEKYDEVKNDIKFLSNFSSHRKTADLAGFIVFNGDDEVFTFGKYKGQKVEEVLQKDQGYYSWIQNADFPLYTKKVLTRIKLRNFNK
- the CHO1|pssA gene encoding CDP-diacylglycerol--serine O-phosphatidyltransferase (Belongs to the CDP-alcohol phosphatidyltransferase class-I family.; KEGG: tmb:Thimo_2349 CDP-diacylglycerol---serine O-phosphatidyltransferase) translates to MRKHIPNIITLANLFCGCLAILVLGYAILVKVENFFSLGGEYNDIDLKFLFEIITLLIFSSLLFDFADGLVARLLNVKSELGAQLDSLADMVTFGVFPGFLMIFLIPIELNSKGDFNYFILLGLLITLFSALRLAKFNIDETQTENFKGLAVPANTLFILSLALVKIFVPESFLTPLINHIGFLMIITLLSCYLLVSNIPMFSFKMKNFNFSENIHRYLLLIISIILLVIFQLVALPLIIVLYILLSIIFKKKFT
- a CDS encoding peptidylprolyl isomerase (PPIases accelerate the folding of proteins. It catalyzes the cis-trans isomerization of proline imidic peptide bonds in oligopeptides (By similarity); Belongs to the cyclophilin-type PPIase family; Contains 1 PPIase cyclophilin-type domain.; KEGG: gfo:GFO_2538 peptidylprolyl isomerase) — protein: MKDGIYAKITTDKGAILINLEYDKTPITVANFVGLAEGKIKNTAKSEGEPYYNGLTFHRVISVANGDDQDFMVQGGDPTGTGSGGPGYNFDDEIHPDLKHDGPGVLSMANAGPGTNGSQFFITHIETPWLDGKHTVFGKVVEGQDVVDQSLTGDVMNTVEIIRVGEKAENFDAASIFAKADELKAEKEAEAKKKATEELDKISKGFEQTASGLRYRITKTNDGVPAEKNKTVSVHYTGKLTNGQVFDSSLQRNQPIDFPLGVGHVIPGWDEGIQLLKVGEKATFIIPSDLAYGSRGAGGVIPPNATLIFDVELMDVK
- the PPIB|ppiB gene encoding peptidylprolyl isomerase (PPIases accelerate the folding of proteins. It catalyzes the cis-trans isomerization of proline imidic peptide bonds in oligopeptides (By similarity); Belongs to the cyclophilin-type PPIase family; Contains 1 PPIase cyclophilin-type domain.; KEGG: ccl:Clocl_1087 peptidyl-prolyl cis-trans isomerase B (cyclophilin B)), which encodes MKRIVGLLSVLLIASCGSNVELDKDTYNSLEDGLYAHMMTNKGDMVIKLEEKKVPVTVANFVGLAEGTIDNKAKVKGTPFYDGLTFHRVIDKFMIQGGDPDGTGQGGPGYSFPDEFDSSLKHDRKGTLSMANSGPNTNGSQFFITDTATFHLNGRHSVFGHVVKGLETIDSIDGVKTKMGDMPEEPVVIEKIEIIRKGKDAKAFDAKKVFEARDSAAMVEKAKLVGGEIQKETQEKIQNEREKMMAEMKAKAEKQKQEFLAGKDALLKNAQSTPSGLKYVIEKEGTGEPYKKGDVARVHYNLFLEDGTKVDSSYDRGQPISFPVGEGRVIKGWDEALTTFKKGSKVKLIVPPSLGYGNRQMGPMKPNSTLYFDIEIIE